In Thermodesulfobacteriota bacterium, the genomic window ATCGATTTGTGGGAATGGTATGGAGATCCCGTTGTTATCAAATTCAAGTTTGATTTTTTCTGTCAGATCGAAATATACAGGCCAGTAGTTTGATGTTCTAACCCAGGGGCGTACATAAAAATTCACGCTGCTGTCAGCTAGCTCTCCTACGGCTATGACATATTCCGGATCCCTTAGGATTCTATTATCTGCTTTAAGTACTTCTTCAATAATCCCTTTGGCAGTCGCAATATCATCTTCGTATGCTATACCGAATACCATGTCCACTCGTCTTGTGCCGGTCGCGGAATAGTTAGTGATAACATCAGAGTAGATGTTGCCGTTTGGAATTATGACCTGCTTGTTGTCGGGCGTATGGAGTGTAGTGCTGAATATCTTTATTTCTTCAACAGAGCCTGAAGTCCCGGCTACTTCTACAAAATCTCCTGTTTTAAATGGTCTGAATACTAAAAGCATGACACCTGCAGCAAAATTTTGAAGCGAGTCCTTAAGTGATAATCCGATTGCTAAACCTGCAGCACCTATAAGTGCAATTAGTGAATTAGTATTGAGACCTAATCTGCTAAGCGCTGCTATAACTACGAATAGTAAGAGCAGCCATCTAACAATAGAAGATATAAAATTCACCAAGATCTGATCTAATTTTGCCTTTTGAAGGATCCTTCTTACGATTCCATTAATAATTGAAACTACAATAAGACCTATAATAAAGATTATAAGAGCAATCCCAATGTTAAAGCCCCATGGGATTAAGTAGGTCTGTGTAATATGCTCTAAGTCTATATGTTCAATCATACGAGTTCACCGCCTATATAGATAATTTATTTAACCCTATCTGAAAGCTCAAGCGCTTCGTCAACCATTTCTCTTAGCAAATCCAGGCCTCCCTGCCAAAACTCTGGATCTTTTATATTAACACCAACCCGCTCAAGTAGTACCTCCGGCGCATCGCTTCCCCCAGAAGATAAAAGCTCTACATATCTTGGAACAAATACATTTCCTTCATTTATATATTTACTGTATAGCGAAAGTACAAGAAGCTCTCCGAATGAATATGCATAACAGTAAAAAGGAGAATGAATAAAGTGCGGGATATACATCCACCAGCTGCGGTAATCATCTGTCATTTCAACAGATTTTCCAAACATTGGACTATTTGCCTGTGCCCATAGCTCATTAATATTTTCTGAAGTAAGCTCACCTTTTTCTCTTCTTGTGTGATGAAGGGACTCTTCAAACCTTGTGAGTACAACCTGCCTAAACACAGTGGCAAATATATCCTCCAGCTTTCCGCAAATAAGCGCAAGCTTAGTTTTAGGATTCTTCTCAGACTCCATAAGGTTGTGAAAAACGAGTATCTCTGCAAACACACTCGCAGTCTCTGCAGTGGTAAGCGGCGTATCTGAATGAAAATATCCCTGACTTCTAGAGAGGTATTGATGTACTCCATGACCAAGCTCATGAGCAAGCGTCATAACGTCCCTCATTGTGCCAGTGTAGTTTGTAAACACATATGGATGCGCGCTCGGCACTGTGCCGTGACTAAATGCTCCGCCCCTTTTACCGGCTCTTAATTCAGCATCTATCCAGTTTTTATCAAAAAACTTCTGAGCAATATTTGCCATCTTTGGAGAGAAGCTGTGAAATGAGCCAAGAATGATTTCCTTACTCTTTTTATAGTTAATAACCTGGGAGTCATCAGAGATCGGAGCATAACGATCATAGTCATAAAACTTTTTTATTCCCAACAGCTTTTTCTTAAGACCGTAGTAAGTGTCTACCATGTCGTAGTTCTTCTCGCATGAGCTCATAAGTGAATCGACAGTCTCTTTATCTATTTCATTGCTTAGGTTTCTAGATGACATCGGATCATCAAATGTCCTAAGTCTGTCATTTAAAGAATGATCCTGAACGAGTGTGTTGAATATAAAAGTAAGAACGTGAGCGTTTTCTTTAAGGCCGACCGTAAGGCTCTTAGCTGCGGCTTTCCTTTTATTTCTATCTGGATCATAGAGTAGGGCAAGTATCTGTGTCTCAGACATTAACTGCTGCTTGCCGTCTAACTTAATCTTGAACTTAACGTTGTTTAGTACTTCGTCGAACAGTCTTTTAAAAGCGCGCGAGCCAGTGTTAGCTTTTTCGTCTAGTATTTTTTCCTCAGCCTCGCTTAGCCTATGAGGCTTGTACATACGCTCTTGCAGGAGAAAATGCTTGTATGGTGCAAGTGTCTTATTTGATAGTAGTGTTTCCACTTTTTTGTTGCTTAGCTTTATCCACTCAAGCTCAAAAAACATAAGATGCTTTCTTGCCTCTGTGGACTTTTCCTGAATCATCTGAAGAAAAGCGCCGTTCTCAGGTTTGCCTGTATCTGCGGCGAATACGAGATATGCAAATGATAGTAGCTTGCCAATTGTTTCGGAGATAGATTCAAGCTCTTCTACAGCTCCATGTAAAACTTTGGGCGTTAGCTTGTTAGAGTTAATTTTGCCGCGGTACTTTTTTTCAAACGCCTCAGCTCTGTTAAAAAGCCTATTTAAATCACGCTCTATCTTTTTATCTTTAAGATCTGAGTATAGGTCTGATAAATCCCATGTTATACCTTCAGCTCCTGATTTTTTTGCTCTAGCTGTTTGTTTTGTCATAAATAATTCCTCTTAAATAGTTAATCTGATGGATGTTAATCTGGTGTTAATTGTTTTTTGATTTTGGCATGGGATATGACTATTCACCAAGTTCTTGTCTGACTATGGTGTTCACAACTGAGCCGTCGGCCTTGCCCTTAACTTCTGGCATTAAAACCTTCATAACTTTGCCAATATCCTTCATACCTTCTGCCCCGGTTTCTTGAACAGCTTTTTTTACAATTTCTCTTATTTCATCCTCACCCATCTGCTCTGGCATATATTTCATAAGGATTTGAATCTCAGCTTTTTCTTGCTCAGCTGCGTCTGGACGGTTCACTTTCTCAAACTCTTTAGCTGCGTCTCTTCTCTTTTTTATTTCTGCTCCAACTACACCTATTACATCTTCATCGGTAAGCGCTTCTTTGTTCTTATCGATTTCTTTGTTCTTAAGCGCAGATTGCAGCATACGAAGCACCGAAAGCTCAAGCTTCTTTTTATTTCTTAGTGCGTCTTTAAGATCTTGTGGTATTTGTTCTAATAATCCCATTTATTTTTCTCCAATTAATTAATGAGAGTTAGTTTAACTGTTCTTAAGGGTCAATTACATATATATCGCGTAAGCTCCTGCCTTTTTCTGCGTAGTCCATGCCGTAGCCGACTATGAATTCATTGCCTATCTCAAAGCCAACGTAATCAATATTTATGCTTGCCTGGCTGCTGTTTTTTTTCTTAATTAGAGTACAAATTTTAAATGACGAAGGCTGTTTAGATAGAATATCTGCTCTAATAAATTCAAGTGTTTTGCCTGTATCTATTAAGTCTTCAACCAGTAATACATTTTTATTGGTGAGAGTGGTTTTTACATCACTAATTAGCTCAAGCTCCCCCGCTTCCATTTCATCTTTGTAGCTAGACACCTGTAAGAAATCTATCTCAGGATCTATATCTAGACTGCGCATTAGATCGGACATAAAAATTATGCCGCCTTTTAAAACACCTACTATTAAAAGATCTCGCCCAGCGTGGTCACGAGTAATTTTTTGAGCAAGTTCGTCTACTTTATGTGATATCTCCGAATAATCTATAAGTTTTTTGAATCTTTTGTCGTTTATCACGATGGACATAAATTTATTTTATATGATATTTCAGGACTGGCCAGGAGGATTTATCTAGCGGCACTAACATTGACTAAAGTTTCTGATATTCTATATTTTTGAGCGAATAAAGAAATGATAGGGAAAAGGTAATAGATATTGAGTTTTAAAAACCCCGAAGAACAACTTGAAATCATAAAGCGCGGCACAGCTGAGATTATCTCTGAAGAGGAACTTTTAGAGAAGCTTAAAAAGTCCAAGCAGAAAAATGAGCCTCTTAAAATTAAGGCCGGTTTTGATCCTACTGCTCCAGATCTTCATCTTGGGCACTGCGTACTCTTAAAAAAATTAAGAGAATTTCAGAATCTTGGACACACGGTGCAGTTTCTAATTGGCGACTTCACCGCAATGATAGGAGATCCCTCCGGAAGATCAGAGACAAGACCACCTCTTACAGAGGCTGAGGTAAAAAAGAACGCAGAAACCTATGAGAGGCAAGTGTTTAAGATATTAGATCGTGACAAGACCCAAGTCATGTTTAATAATGACTGGTTAGGGGCTATGAGCGCTGCTGATCTCATAAAACTGGCAACCCTCGGCAATGTAGCCCGAATGCTCGAGCGCGACGATTTTGAAAAACGCTATAAGAGTGAGATTTCAATTTCAATAAACGAGTTTTTGTATCCGCTAGTTCAAGCCTATGATTCAGCCCAGATGAAATCTGATGTTGAGTTTGGTGGGACCGATCAGAAATTCAATATCCTATTAGGAAGAGATGTTCAGCGCCACTTTGGACAAGAGCCGCAGATCGCAATTTTGCTGCCAATTCTAGAAGGGCTCGACGGCGTTAGAAAGATGTCTAAATCGCTTAATAACTACATAGCTGTTGAAGATAATGCCCAGGATATATTTGGCAAAGTAATGTCTATTTCTGATGATCTGATGTGGCGCTACTATGAGCTATTAACATACAGATCAGAAGATGAAATAGATACTCTTAAAAAGGGTCATCCGATGGATGCAAAGAAAGCTCTTGCCTATGAACTTACTGCCTGGCTTCAGGGCGAAGAAGGCGCAGAGATGGCCAAGAAAGACTTTGACACTAAGTTTTCAAACCGCGAGTTTCCTGAGGATGCAAGAGAAGTAAATCTAGCCAAGAACGATAGCCGTACTGTGCTCGATCTGGTAGTAGAGTCCTCAGCCAGTTTAAAGAGTAGGGGAGAAGCCAAGAGGCTCATACTCCAAGGCGGGCTCAGTATTGATGGGGAAAAATTTACAGATATAAATACATCATGTCCTCAAGGTGAGACTCTCAAGCTCAAAATCGGCAAAAAAGAGTTTGTAGTTGTAAAAATAGAAGCAAGTTAGCCTGTAAGCCGAATTCTGT contains:
- a CDS encoding M3 family oligoendopeptidase translates to MTKQTARAKKSGAEGITWDLSDLYSDLKDKKIERDLNRLFNRAEAFEKKYRGKINSNKLTPKVLHGAVEELESISETIGKLLSFAYLVFAADTGKPENGAFLQMIQEKSTEARKHLMFFELEWIKLSNKKVETLLSNKTLAPYKHFLLQERMYKPHRLSEAEEKILDEKANTGSRAFKRLFDEVLNNVKFKIKLDGKQQLMSETQILALLYDPDRNKRKAAAKSLTVGLKENAHVLTFIFNTLVQDHSLNDRLRTFDDPMSSRNLSNEIDKETVDSLMSSCEKNYDMVDTYYGLKKKLLGIKKFYDYDRYAPISDDSQVINYKKSKEIILGSFHSFSPKMANIAQKFFDKNWIDAELRAGKRGGAFSHGTVPSAHPYVFTNYTGTMRDVMTLAHELGHGVHQYLSRSQGYFHSDTPLTTAETASVFAEILVFHNLMESEKNPKTKLALICGKLEDIFATVFRQVVLTRFEESLHHTRREKGELTSENINELWAQANSPMFGKSVEMTDDYRSWWMYIPHFIHSPFYCYAYSFGELLVLSLYSKYINEGNVFVPRYVELLSSGGSDAPEVLLERVGVNIKDPEFWQGGLDLLREMVDEALELSDRVK
- a CDS encoding mechanosensitive ion channel domain-containing protein; translation: MIEHIDLEHITQTYLIPWGFNIGIALIIFIIGLIVVSIINGIVRRILQKAKLDQILVNFISSIVRWLLLLFVVIAALSRLGLNTNSLIALIGAAGLAIGLSLKDSLQNFAAGVMLLVFRPFKTGDFVEVAGTSGSVEEIKIFSTTLHTPDNKQVIIPNGNIYSDVITNYSATGTRRVDMVFGIAYEDDIATAKGIIEEVLKADNRILRDPEYVIAVGELADSSVNFYVRPWVRTSNYWPVYFDLTEKIKLEFDNNGISIPFPQIDVHTPDQLKDRSQEPAN
- the hpt gene encoding hypoxanthine phosphoribosyltransferase, which encodes MSIVINDKRFKKLIDYSEISHKVDELAQKITRDHAGRDLLIVGVLKGGIIFMSDLMRSLDIDPEIDFLQVSSYKDEMEAGELELISDVKTTLTNKNVLLVEDLIDTGKTLEFIRADILSKQPSSFKICTLIKKKNSSQASINIDYVGFEIGNEFIVGYGMDYAEKGRSLRDIYVIDP
- a CDS encoding GatB/YqeY domain-containing protein, which codes for MGLLEQIPQDLKDALRNKKKLELSVLRMLQSALKNKEIDKNKEALTDEDVIGVVGAEIKKRRDAAKEFEKVNRPDAAEQEKAEIQILMKYMPEQMGEDEIREIVKKAVQETGAEGMKDIGKVMKVLMPEVKGKADGSVVNTIVRQELGE
- the tyrS gene encoding tyrosine--tRNA ligase is translated as MSFKNPEEQLEIIKRGTAEIISEEELLEKLKKSKQKNEPLKIKAGFDPTAPDLHLGHCVLLKKLREFQNLGHTVQFLIGDFTAMIGDPSGRSETRPPLTEAEVKKNAETYERQVFKILDRDKTQVMFNNDWLGAMSAADLIKLATLGNVARMLERDDFEKRYKSEISISINEFLYPLVQAYDSAQMKSDVEFGGTDQKFNILLGRDVQRHFGQEPQIAILLPILEGLDGVRKMSKSLNNYIAVEDNAQDIFGKVMSISDDLMWRYYELLTYRSEDEIDTLKKGHPMDAKKALAYELTAWLQGEEGAEMAKKDFDTKFSNREFPEDAREVNLAKNDSRTVLDLVVESSASLKSRGEAKRLILQGGLSIDGEKFTDINTSCPQGETLKLKIGKKEFVVVKIEAS